From the Desulfovibrio sp. JY genome, one window contains:
- a CDS encoding isoamylase early set domain-containing protein, whose amino-acid sequence MSLKKKFLKSKPVCKVTFVLAKEQAKDAGNVGLVGEFNDWEIDATPMRRQKDGSFSVTLDLPTGREYQFRYLIDGEIWISDPESDKHAFSPFGDCENSVVTA is encoded by the coding sequence ATGTCGCTGAAAAAAAAGTTCCTGAAAAGCAAACCCGTCTGCAAGGTAACTTTCGTTTTGGCCAAGGAGCAGGCCAAGGACGCCGGCAATGTCGGCCTCGTCGGCGAATTCAACGATTGGGAGATCGACGCCACGCCCATGCGCCGGCAAAAGGACGGTTCCTTTTCCGTCACCCTTGACCTCCCGACCGGTCGGGAATACCAGTTCCGCTATCTGATCGATGGGGAGATCTGGATCAGCGACCCCGAATCGGACAAGCACGCCTTTTCCCCGTTCGGCGACTGCGAGAATTCCGTCGTCACGGCCTAG